The nucleotide sequence ACGCCACGCTGGAGGCGGCCCCGTTCCGCGACTGGTACGCGGGCCGGGTGAAGTGCCTCCACCTCCTCGAGACGTACGTTCTCGGTACGCCGGGCGACTGGCGGATGAGCGCCACCACCGCCAACGGCCAGCCGGCCGCCGCCGTGTACCACCGGGACACCGGCGGTGTCCTGCGGGCCCACGGCGTCGTGGTGCTGACCCCGACGGTCACCGGCATCTCGCGGGTGGTCGAGTTCCACGACCCGGCGCTGGTCACCGCGTTCGGCTTTCCGGACCGGTGCCCGGATTGACCGGGGCTCAGGGTTCGGTACCCCAGGTCAGGGCGGCGGACTGGTAGGCGGTGGCGGTGGCGAGGTCGGTGAAGGACGCGGCGGTGCGGTAGCTGTAGTCGTCGGACTGGTCGAAGGCGGACCAGTCCGCTTTGGCCACCCGGACCTGGAGCTCGCCGGTGGTCGCGCCGGCGGCGAGGGTGCCGCCGGTGAAGCCGACCTCGACGTAGGCATCGGCGCCCGGGCGCGGCGTGCCGAGCTTCACGACGCGCACGGTGACGTTGCCGCAGCCGGGAACCGCGTAGTCGCACCAGACCTGGTAGCCCGGGTTGGCGGCGTCGCCGGTGAACCAATAGCGCGCGGTGACGCTGCTCAGCGGTACCGGCGTGCTGCCCCGGTTGACGATCTGGAGGCTGGTGCGGATCTGGTTGCCGGTCGCGGCACTGCCGCCGCGCTGCTGCACCGCGAGCGAGCCGGTGCCGGTGCCGGTGGTCGTGGTGGTGACCGCAACCGGGCTGCTGGGCGGCGACTGGTTGCCGGCGGCGTCGCGAGCGCGGACCGAGAACGTGTACGCGGTGCCGGGCGTGAGGCCGGTGACCTGGTAGCTGGTGCCCGTGGTGCTGCCGATCGTCGCGCCTGCCGAGTCGAGCACGTCGTAACCGGCGACGCCGACGTCGTCGGTGGCGGCCGTCCAGCTGAGGGTGACGCCGGTGCTGCCGGCGGTGGCGGTGACCCCGGTGGGTGCGGTCGGCGCGGTGGTGTCGCCGGTGGACTGTCCCGGCTGGCTGCCCCACACCACCGCGGCGCCCTGCGTGAGCACGAGCTGCGGGTCGTCGGCGGGCGCGCTGCCGCTGGGGGCGAGGCCGGTGTGCGACCAGTCGTTGCCGGGTGCCCAGGTGCCGGTGCTGCTGATCCGGAACTGCACTTCCTTGCGGTAGCGGGACTGCCCGCCGGGGGCGACGCCGCCGGAGCACGGCACCTCGACGTAGTAGATCGCGCCGGAGAACTGGTGCAGGGTGGGCGCGTCGCACTGGTTGTACGCGGAAGTCACCGAGATCTGGCCCGGCGTGGTGCTGCCGTCGAGGGTGAAGTAGTAGCGCAGCGAACCGGTGAACGTGCGGGCCGGCCACGCCGACTTGTTGATCACGTACGCCTTGACCTCGGTGAACGTGCCGCCGTCGGGCTGGTTGAGCGCGCCTTGCGCCAGGATCTCGGGGCCGTCGGGGCTTTCCTTCGGGGGGAAGGCGGCCAGTGGCGTGCCGCCGTACTCGCCGTAGAGCCGGGCCAGGGCACCGGTGAAGCCGGCGTTGTAGTCGAGGGCCACCTCGTTCATCGTGTAGTTGGTGCGATCGTCCGTGTACGCGTCGTTGGGCGAGGACGGGCCGCCGACGAGCGCGCCGTACAGGACGTGCCGGCTCTGCGCCGGTTCGTTGATGTTGTCGGCCCAGGAGCCGTGCGCGGTGCGGTGGTGCGGGTTGCGGGGCGGATTGACGCCGAACCCGACCTCGAAGCTCGCGCCGCGCGGGTTGTCGCCGAGCGCGTAGTCGATCTGCCGCACGCCGAAGTCGTGGTACGTGGTCGCCCGCGTGGGATCGCTGGTGCGCAACGAATCCGCGTAGGTGAGCGCCACGAACGCGGTGTTCGCCGCGTACCGCAGCGAGCCCCACTGGTCGAGCACGGCCTGGCCGCCGGGAGAGTAGGGCACGTGCTGGCCGTTGACGCCGGTGGTCCACCAGTCCAGCCAGCGGTTGGCGTCGGCGACGTACTCGGGGTCGTGGGTGAGCTGGGCGAGCAGGACGTAGGCGCCGTAGGACTTGTCGTCCCAGGCCAGCGTCCAGCGGTAGGAGCGGGTGGTGGTCTGCGGCTCGGTGGACAGCTTCTCGTACTCGGCGCGCGCCTTGGTCAGGTAGCCGGCGTCCCCGGTGGCCTTGTAAAGCCAGATCGCGCTCCACACCAGCTCGTCCTGGTAACCGCTCCAGGACTTGTAGAAGTTCTGGGCGTCGGTGATGCAGTTCGAGTAGACGCCCCGGTGGTTGTCGGCGAACGAGTACAGCTGCTTGGCGTGGGTGAGCAGGGTGGCCGCGTAGGTGGGGTCGTCGGCCTGGAACACCATCGAGCTCGCGGCCATCTGCGCGGCGGCCTCGCCGGCGAGGTCCGAGCCGGGGCAGGAGTCGTCGATGCGGTAGGCGGGCCGGGCCATCGCCATCGTCTCGGCCGGGCCCCACCACTTGTGGTCGTCGTCGCCCTTGCCGACCTGGCCGTAGAGCACGTCGGGTTGCGGGTGCGCCTTGATCAGCCAGTCGTCGCCCCAGCGCAGGTTCGAGAGCAGGGACGACCACTGGCCGGAGTTCTGGTAGGCACCGCGGTTCTCCAGCGCGCCCCAGGCGAGCATGGTCATGCTGAACTCGAACGGCAGCCCGAACTTGACGTGGTCACCGGCGTCGTAGAACCCGCCGGTCAGGTCGAGGCCGACGTCCTTGCCGTCGGCGAGGGCGGACGGGCCGCGCCAGGAGACCCGGTTGCCGGCGGGCAGCGCGCCGGAGCGCTGAGCGTCGTAGAACCAGACGGCCTTCTGCAGTGCTTCGCCGTAGTTGAACTTCCCGGCCGGAGCGCCTGCGGACACTCCCGGAGCCACCAAGGTCAGGCCGAGCACGAGCAGCGCCACGGCCGCGCGGGCCACCGCCTTCGTCGTCGAAGTACGCACTCCGCCTCCTCCTCGTCGAGTCTGGGAGCGCTTCCAGAACGAAAGAGTAAGAAGCCGGGCGCGCTGTGTAAAGCATCCAGTGCGGTTGCCGACCGTTCTCGAACCGATTCGACTGCGCCTTGGGTGGCGGTGTAACTTTCACCTCCCTTCCGGCCCTGCTGTCGGGAATCGGGTGTCGGTTCAAGGGGTCGTGGATGACTAATGCTGTTTGACACTAACGAGTATTGGCCGATAGTGCACGGTCGAACGGAACTCAAACAGTGACCATTGTGGACAGTGGGCGCACGGCGTCATTGACCTCCCGTCGACCGGGTTCGTACGATGCTGCCGAGCCGACCGGGCGAACCGGTTCGACGGCTCGCCGAACCGCAGGAGGAGTCGATGAGGACGAAACTCCGGCCGGGACGCCTGGCTTCGCTGGCCGCGGCGGTTCTGGTGGTGGCGTTCCCGCTGGTACCCGCGGCAGCGGGGCACGCGGCCGCGGGTGAGTCGATGACGGTGGACCTCGCGTCGGCGCACGGGCCGTCGACCGGGGTCGGCGAGGGGTTCCTGTACGGCATCAGCCAGGACGGCACGCAGCCGGCGGACCAGTACCTGCAGCCACTGGGCATCACGGCCTTCCGCGGCGGTGGCTGGTTCTCCGGCGGCTGGATCAGGGACAACTACCAGAACGGCAGCGCCACCAAGGCCGACCTGAACTCGATCATCGCGCAGGCGAAGCGGCTGACCCAGCCGCCCTACCACGCCCAGTACCAGGTGCTGGTCAGCGACATCTACGGGGCGAACGGCGGCCAGCCGTCGAACACGATGTACCCGTGCGACAACGGGAACTGCGCGAACTGGATCAGTTTCATCGACGCCACCGTGGGAGCCCTGCAGGGAACGGGCTTGAAGTTCGCCTACGACATCTGGAACGAGCCGGACATCTCCGCGTTCTGGACGCGCGGGGTGTCCAGCCCGCAGTACTTCCAGATGTGGGACACCGCCTACCGGGAGATCCGCCGGCTCGCGCCGGGCGCGCTGATCGTGGGCCCGTCGCTGGCGTTCACGCCGGATCAGAACCCGGGGGAGTGGAACGCCTTCCTGTCGCACGCCAAGGCGGCCGGCACCGTGCCGGACGAGATCACCAACCACGACGAGGGCGACGGGGACGACCCGGTGCAGGTCGGCCAGTCGATCACCCGGTACCTCTCGAACAACGGGCTTTCGCCGATCCCGTTGTCCGCCAACGAATACCAGCCGGCCGACCGGCAGACCGCCGGGGTGACGGCCTGGTACCTGGCGCGCTTCGCGCAGTCGAACTACGTCAACGCGATGCGGGGCAACTGGGTCTGCTGCGTGACCCCGAACCTGACCGGAGTCCTCACCCAGAGCGGGGGGACCTGGCTGCCGACCGGCCATTGGTGGGCGCTTCGCGACTACGCGGACATGACCGGCACGCTGGTGAACACCTCCGGCCAGGTCGGCTCCACGGCGATCTCGGCGGCCAAGGACAGTGCGGCCGGCCGCGCCGTCGCCGTCATCGGTGACGAGAAGGGGTACACCGGCCCCGCGTCGGTCGCCTTCACCGGGCTTTCCTCGGTGCCGTGGCTGGCCGGCAACGGCAGCGTCAAGGTCGTGGTGCAGCGCATCCCCGACCAGGCACCGCTGAGCGCACCGCAGGTCGTCTTCAGCCAGAACGTGAACGCTTCCGGCGGCTCGGTGACGATCCCGTTCACCTTCCAGGCCGCGCACGACGCCTTCGCGATCTACCTGACGCCGACGGGCCCGACGAGCGGCAACACCGTCACCGTCACCAGTCCCGGCGATCAGACCGGGACCGCCGGGACGGCGATCGGCGGCGTGCAGATCCACGCCACCGACTCGGCGGCCGGGCAGAGCCTGGCCTACGCGGCCACCGGCCTCCCGCCGGGGCTGTCGATCAACGCCTCCTCCGGCCTGATCACCGGCACCCCGGCGGCGGGCGGCAGTTACGGCGTGACGGTCTCCGCCACCGACACCACCGGCGCGTCCGGGACGGTGACGTTCACCTGGACGATCTCCGGCGGCACGGGCGGTTTCCCGGGCGGCGACCACACGCTGGTGACCGTGAGCGGCAACCTGTGCCTGGACGTCTACGGCAACTCGAGCACCTCCGGTGCCGTCATCGACCAGTGGACCTGCAACGGGCAGAGCAACCAGCAGTTCCAGTTCGTCGCGGCGGACGGCGGCTACGGCGAGCTGCGGGCGCGCAACTCCGGCCAGGACGTCTCGGTGTCCGGCAGCTCGACCGCGCAAGGCGTCCCGGACATCGTCCAGCAGCCGGCGAACACCTCCGCCGGAAGCCTCTGGCTACCGCAGCAGCAGTCCGACGGCAGCTGGCAGTTCAAGAACCGGAACAGCGGCCTGTGCCTGGACGTCTACGGCGCCAGCGGTACCGCGGGCCAGCAGCTGGACCAGTGGCCGTGCAAGAACGCCCCCGGCACCAACCAGGACTTCTCCGCACGCTGACGCCCCCGCGCGGCAAGGGAAAGGAACCCAGGATGTCCAGCTCACCGCACCGGTTACCGAGGGAACGGGCGAACCGGCCGCTCGCTCTGCTCGCCGTCCTGCTCGCCGTCGTGGCCGGCCTGCTGGTGCCCGCGGCACGGGCGCACGCGGCGGTGAACACGTTCACCCTCGGCGCCACGCGGTACGACACCGACGGCCGGGCGCTGCAGCTGCACGGCATGGGCATCGTGCAGGTCGGCACCACCTGGTACGGCTTCGGCGAGGACAAGACCGGCCAGACCACGGCGAACACCGCCTTCCAGGACATCCCCTGCTACACCTCGACCGATCTGGCGAACTGGACCCACCAGGGAACCGCGCTGGCGAAACAGGGCAGTGGCGACCTCGGGCCGAACCGGATCGTGGAACGGCCCAAGGTGCTCTACAACGCCGCCACGAAGATGTTCGTGATGTACCTGCACATCGACAACACGAGCTACTCCGACCAGCGGGTCGGCGTGGCGACCAGCCCCACGCCCTGCGGGCCTTACACCTACCGGGGCAGCTTCCAGCCGCTGGGCAACCAGAGCCGTGACATCGGCTTGTTCCAGGACACCGACGGGTCGGCGTACCTGCTGAGCGAGAACGCCGGCCGCAGCCTCCGCATCTACCGGCTGTCCGCGGACTACACGACGGTGGCGAGCGCGGTGGCGACGCTGCCCAACTACGAGTCCCCGGCCGTGCTCAAGGTCGGCGGGACGTACTACCTGCTGGCGTCCCACCTGACCGGGTGGGCCACCAACGACAACGTGTACGCGACCGCGTCGTCGATGGCCGGTCCGTGGTCGGCGTTCCGGAACTTCGCAGCGGCGGGCACGAACACCTACAACAGCCAGACCGCGAACATCATCACGGTCCAGGGCAGCTCGGCGACCACCTACATCTACGCGGGCGACCGCTGGACGGGCAACGCCATGGGCACTTCGCCGCTGATCTGGCTGCCGCTCACGATCCGCGGCACGACGGTCAACCTCGGCCAGTACCCGAGCTGGAGCCTCGACACCGACGCGGGAACGTGGTCGGCGAATTCGGGGCTGCCCAGTGCCGGCACGCACGTGCTGAAGAACGCCAACAGCGGAATGGTCATGGACGCTTCGGGCGCCTCCACGGCGACCGGCGGCAAGATCATCCAGTGGCCGGCGCACGGGGGCGCCAACCAGCAGTGGCGGCTGACGAAGGTGTCCGACAACGTCTTCACGGTGGTCAACGTCAACAGCGGGCTGTGCCTCGACGTCCCGGACGGGTCGACGGCGAACGGCGTCCAGCTGCAGCAGTGGACCTGCACCGGCGGCGCCGGCCAGCAGTGGGCCGCGGACCTGGTGGGCAGCCTCACCGGCAGTCAGTACGTGCTGGAGAACGTCGGCAGCGGCTTGGTGATCGGGGTGGCCGGGTCGTCCACCGCGAGCGGTGCGCAAGTCAGCCAGCTCGGCGGGACGGGCGCTTCGAGCCAGGTGTGGACGGTCTCTTGAACCGGCCGGCGAGCGCCCGCTCGAGCCTCAGCCGGCTTGGGCGGGCGGCATCGACCGGTACCGGTCCAGGACGGCGGGGTTCTGCAGCGACATCCACTTCGTGACTTCCGCGTAGGTGGCGCAGACCGTCTCGGGTTTGGTGCACACCTCGCCCATGAAGCCTTCGGCGGCCCGGGAGAACGCCCCGCCGGCCCAGTCGTTGAAGTGGTTGCCGATGACGAGCGGGGCGCGGTTGCCGTCGAAGGCGGCGCGGTAGGCGCCGCGGTAGGTCTCGAGCGTGGCCTGGGTGTACTGCTCGGCGTGCGACGGGTCGTTCTTGGCATGGTTGAACTGGTACCACAGGTTGTAGTCCATCATGATGACTTTTTTGTGCAGCGCGGGCACCTTCACGTACGGCATCCAGAACTCCCGGATGCCGTCGATGTCGGTGGGCCACTTGACGCCGTCGGACGGCTGGCTGGAGTCGAAGGTGTAGCCGGCGTCGCGCATGGCCGGAAACGCCGCGGCCCAGTTGCCTTCGAGGCACGGCGTCCGGCCGCCGGTGACGTCCTTGGCGGACAGGTGCAGTCCCAGGCGATCGCGGGCGTCGTCGACGAAGTGGCTGAACTGGCCGATTTCGTCGGTCCAGCCCGCCGCGGTCCAGCGGCCGACGCTCGGCTCGGCGCCGGTGCAGAAGTGCCCGTTGTAGTGCGTGCCGATCTGGTGCCCCGCGGCGACGGCGGTGTTGAGGTCCTGGACGCGGGCGGCGACTTCCCCGGCACTGCCGCCGAAGCCGATCGAGGCCGCGCCCGGCCGATGACCCGGCCCGGTGTAGCGCGCCCGCTGGTCGTCCGGCAGCAGGTAGATGCCCGAGAGGAAGCCGCTGAAGTGCGCGTTGACCGATTTGGCGAGGGCGAGGTAACGGCTCCAGTGTTCGTGCGAGCCGGCCCCGTCGAAGGAGAAGAGCACGAACTGGGGCGGCTTTTCGCCCGGGCCCAGCGGGCGCATCCACGCCGGATCCTTGACGACGACCGGCGGGGGCGTGGTGGACGCGGTGGTGGGCGGAGCGCCGGTGGCCCGGCTGGGCGGGGCCGGGTCGTCGTCGATGGACGTGATCAGGACACCGCCCAGAACGAGGGCGACGACGACGGTCACCCAGGTGCCCGGCCGGCGCATCAGTCGTGACGAGCGAAAACCCAACGAAGACCCCTCCCCCTATTACGCACCGTCATAGGCAGGACGCGGGGTCGCCGATCCGGGTGCATCGGAGTGATATCCGTAACCCACAAGCAACCACGTTGATACACGCCGTGTCGTTCGCCACGCGGGTGGCGCGGCGGTTGCCTGCGGCTCGCGGGGGTCGCCGTGGGCGTCCAGCCACAGCACGGTGCGGTCGCGATGGCGGTGCTGCAGCCCGGCGACCGCCCCGAGCCGGCGGCGGGAACGCTCGGCCGGCGCCAGGGCCAGGCGCTGTTCTTGCTGCAGCTGAGCGTGGAAGCGGCGCAGCCGGGGACTGCCGGTGGCCGCGACCAGGGTGGCGTGGAAGAGCCGGTGGAGGGTGCTGCGGGAGACGCCGAGCTCGGCGGCGAGAGCGGCTTCCCGCAGCGGCGTGCCCGGCGGCGGCCGGCCCGACAGGATGGCCTGCCGGACGGCTTCGGCGGCCTGTTCGGTGGTGCTCTGCCCGCTGGATGCTCCGCGCCGGGCGGCTCACCGAGGAGCGGCCAGCACTGCCGCGAGGCCTTCCTGCAGGTCCTTGACGAAATACCCGGGCACCTCCAGCGACGGGAAATGTCCCCCGGCCTCGGGTACCCGCCACCGGACGATCCGCCGGTACCGCTCCTGCGCCCAGGCACGCGGGTACTTTTCGATGTCGCGGGGGTACATGGTGATGGCCGCCGGGACGTCGACCCGGAGGCCGGGGTCCAGCGAGTTGTGGCTTTCGTAGTAGATCCGGGCCGCCGACGCGCCGGTCCGCGTCAGCCAATACAGCGTGACGTCGTCGAGGATGCGGTCCCGGGACATCGTCTCGAACGGGCTGTCTTCGGTGTCCGACCACTCGGCGAACTTGTCGAGGATCCAGGCGAGCAGCCCGACCGGCGAGTCGACGAGCGCGTAGCCGATGGTCTGCGGCCGGGTGGCCTGCTGCTTCGCGTACGCCGCGCGGTGGTGCCAGAAGTGGCGGGTTTCCTCGGTCCACTCGCGCTCGGCCGCCGTCAGCC is from Amycolatopsis mediterranei and encodes:
- a CDS encoding glycoside hydrolase family 9 protein gives rise to the protein MRTSTTKAVARAAVALLVLGLTLVAPGVSAGAPAGKFNYGEALQKAVWFYDAQRSGALPAGNRVSWRGPSALADGKDVGLDLTGGFYDAGDHVKFGLPFEFSMTMLAWGALENRGAYQNSGQWSSLLSNLRWGDDWLIKAHPQPDVLYGQVGKGDDDHKWWGPAETMAMARPAYRIDDSCPGSDLAGEAAAQMAASSMVFQADDPTYAATLLTHAKQLYSFADNHRGVYSNCITDAQNFYKSWSGYQDELVWSAIWLYKATGDAGYLTKARAEYEKLSTEPQTTTRSYRWTLAWDDKSYGAYVLLAQLTHDPEYVADANRWLDWWTTGVNGQHVPYSPGGQAVLDQWGSLRYAANTAFVALTYADSLRTSDPTRATTYHDFGVRQIDYALGDNPRGASFEVGFGVNPPRNPHHRTAHGSWADNINEPAQSRHVLYGALVGGPSSPNDAYTDDRTNYTMNEVALDYNAGFTGALARLYGEYGGTPLAAFPPKESPDGPEILAQGALNQPDGGTFTEVKAYVINKSAWPARTFTGSLRYYFTLDGSTTPGQISVTSAYNQCDAPTLHQFSGAIYYVEVPCSGGVAPGGQSRYRKEVQFRISSTGTWAPGNDWSHTGLAPSGSAPADDPQLVLTQGAAVVWGSQPGQSTGDTTAPTAPTGVTATAGSTGVTLSWTAATDDVGVAGYDVLDSAGATIGSTTGTSYQVTGLTPGTAYTFSVRARDAAGNQSPPSSPVAVTTTTTGTGTGSLAVQQRGGSAATGNQIRTSLQIVNRGSTPVPLSSVTARYWFTGDAANPGYQVWCDYAVPGCGNVTVRVVKLGTPRPGADAYVEVGFTGGTLAAGATTGELQVRVAKADWSAFDQSDDYSYRTAASFTDLATATAYQSAALTWGTEP
- a CDS encoding RICIN domain-containing protein, with the translated sequence MSSSPHRLPRERANRPLALLAVLLAVVAGLLVPAARAHAAVNTFTLGATRYDTDGRALQLHGMGIVQVGTTWYGFGEDKTGQTTANTAFQDIPCYTSTDLANWTHQGTALAKQGSGDLGPNRIVERPKVLYNAATKMFVMYLHIDNTSYSDQRVGVATSPTPCGPYTYRGSFQPLGNQSRDIGLFQDTDGSAYLLSENAGRSLRIYRLSADYTTVASAVATLPNYESPAVLKVGGTYYLLASHLTGWATNDNVYATASSMAGPWSAFRNFAAAGTNTYNSQTANIITVQGSSATTYIYAGDRWTGNAMGTSPLIWLPLTIRGTTVNLGQYPSWSLDTDAGTWSANSGLPSAGTHVLKNANSGMVMDASGASTATGGKIIQWPAHGGANQQWRLTKVSDNVFTVVNVNSGLCLDVPDGSTANGVQLQQWTCTGGAGQQWAADLVGSLTGSQYVLENVGSGLVIGVAGSSTASGAQVSQLGGTGASSQVWTVS
- a CDS encoding RICIN domain-containing protein, encoding MRTKLRPGRLASLAAAVLVVAFPLVPAAAGHAAAGESMTVDLASAHGPSTGVGEGFLYGISQDGTQPADQYLQPLGITAFRGGGWFSGGWIRDNYQNGSATKADLNSIIAQAKRLTQPPYHAQYQVLVSDIYGANGGQPSNTMYPCDNGNCANWISFIDATVGALQGTGLKFAYDIWNEPDISAFWTRGVSSPQYFQMWDTAYREIRRLAPGALIVGPSLAFTPDQNPGEWNAFLSHAKAAGTVPDEITNHDEGDGDDPVQVGQSITRYLSNNGLSPIPLSANEYQPADRQTAGVTAWYLARFAQSNYVNAMRGNWVCCVTPNLTGVLTQSGGTWLPTGHWWALRDYADMTGTLVNTSGQVGSTAISAAKDSAAGRAVAVIGDEKGYTGPASVAFTGLSSVPWLAGNGSVKVVVQRIPDQAPLSAPQVVFSQNVNASGGSVTIPFTFQAAHDAFAIYLTPTGPTSGNTVTVTSPGDQTGTAGTAIGGVQIHATDSAAGQSLAYAATGLPPGLSINASSGLITGTPAAGGSYGVTVSATDTTGASGTVTFTWTISGGTGGFPGGDHTLVTVSGNLCLDVYGNSSTSGAVIDQWTCNGQSNQQFQFVAADGGYGELRARNSGQDVSVSGSSTAQGVPDIVQQPANTSAGSLWLPQQQSDGSWQFKNRNSGLCLDVYGASGTAGQQLDQWPCKNAPGTNQDFSAR